One window from the genome of Choloepus didactylus isolate mChoDid1 chromosome 2, mChoDid1.pri, whole genome shotgun sequence encodes:
- the IL19 gene encoding interleukin-19, which yields MTTSPKREDSRSSSASIRGEDMKVQCVSLCLLGTMLLLGSVCARSLRRCLISMDTHHIKETFRGIKRAIQAKDTFQNVTILSTSETLHGIKPLDICCVTKNLLAFYVDRVFKDHEESNPQILRNLSSIANSFLYMQKTLQGCQDKRLCRCREEATNKTRVIHDIYDQLEARSAAIKSLGELDVFLAWIDRNHHQETSATDDKKSV from the exons ATGACAACGAGCCCCAAGAGAGAAGACTCGAGGAGCAGCTCAGCAAGCATCCGAGGGGAG GACATGAAGGTGCAGTGCGTTTCCCTCTGCCTTCTGGGCACGATGCTCCTCCTGGGCTCAGTTTGTGCCCGAAGTCTCAGGAGATGTCTGATTTCCATGGACACGCACCATATAAAAGAGACTTTTCGAGGAATCAAAAGAGCCATA CAAGCTAAGGACACCTTCCAAAATGTCACGATCCTGTCCACATCGGAGACCCTGCACGGCATTAAG CCCTTAGACATATGCTGCGTGACCAAGAACCTTCTGGCATTCTACGTGGACAGGGTGTTCAAAGACCATGAGGAGTCGAATCCCCAAATCTTGAGAAACCTCAGCAGCATTGCCAATTCTTTCCTCTACATGCAGAAGACTCTGCAGGGATGT CAGGACAAGAGGCTGTGTCGCTGCAGGGAGGAGGCCACCAATAAAACCAGAGTCATCCACGATATCTATGATCAG CTGGAGGCCCGATCTGCTGCCATTAAGTCTCTGGGAGAGCTTGATGTCTTTCTAGCCTGGATTGACAGGAATCATCATCAAGAAACTTCTGCTACTGATGACAAGAAATCTGTCTAA